A genomic window from Shewanella vesiculosa includes:
- a CDS encoding efflux RND transporter periplasmic adaptor subunit — protein sequence MIKDTSSQDTVIAPKLGRKLRLPLIIGGGAILMSALVWASLGHDSSVRSVDGAELRLATITRGTLVRDIATTGKIVAANAPILYSTEEGVVTLLSQPGDEVEQGQVVAKIESPRLQSELQQQQSMLEGMQGSLERAKLDARREQLRVSQILDMATVDLEAADRESRRGDQLIESSLISKIDFEKSKDDLHKAKLLHKHAQQEVELMRDTLSFEIKNRTLEVQRQDLVVRELTRQANALNIIAPVSGIIGNWLVEQKARIGPSQPMLTVVDLTAFEAELAVPESYADELGLGMDVELSFGSVNVVGQLSSISPEVRNREVTARVRFADSNTLSLRQNQRLSARVLLENRPNVLIVKRGDFLNLGGEVAYQVNDAVAHKKTVKLGARSMSQVEVIEGGDEGDVWVISGTESFKNEPNIQIR from the coding sequence GACACAAGTAGCCAAGATACTGTTATTGCGCCTAAGTTAGGTCGTAAGTTGCGCTTACCCTTAATTATAGGTGGCGGTGCAATATTGATGAGTGCATTGGTGTGGGCGAGTTTGGGCCATGACAGTTCGGTGCGTTCAGTTGATGGCGCTGAATTACGCTTAGCAACGATCACTCGTGGAACCTTAGTTCGTGATATAGCCACTACCGGTAAAATAGTGGCTGCTAATGCGCCGATTTTATATAGCACCGAAGAAGGTGTGGTGACTTTACTGAGCCAACCAGGTGATGAAGTTGAGCAAGGACAGGTAGTCGCTAAAATTGAGAGCCCACGTTTGCAAAGTGAATTACAACAACAGCAGTCGATGCTTGAAGGGATGCAGGGCAGTTTAGAACGTGCCAAGTTAGACGCCCGCCGTGAGCAACTTCGTGTCAGTCAGATTTTAGACATGGCGACAGTGGATTTAGAAGCTGCGGATCGTGAAAGCCGTCGTGGTGATCAATTGATTGAGTCGAGTTTGATCAGCAAAATCGATTTTGAAAAAAGCAAAGATGATTTACACAAAGCTAAATTACTGCATAAGCATGCCCAGCAAGAAGTTGAGTTAATGCGCGATACCCTGAGTTTTGAAATTAAAAACCGTACTCTTGAAGTACAACGTCAAGATTTAGTGGTGAGAGAGTTAACTCGTCAAGCCAATGCTCTGAATATTATTGCTCCGGTTAGCGGCATTATTGGTAACTGGCTGGTGGAGCAAAAAGCCCGTATCGGTCCGAGTCAGCCAATGCTAACAGTGGTCGACTTAACCGCCTTTGAAGCAGAGCTTGCGGTGCCAGAATCTTATGCCGATGAGTTGGGCTTGGGAATGGATGTTGAGTTGAGTTTTGGTAGCGTTAATGTGGTTGGCCAATTGTCGTCAATTTCACCTGAGGTGCGTAACCGCGAAGTGACTGCCCGAGTGCGTTTTGCAGACAGCAACACCTTATCATTACGTCAAAACCAGCGTTTATCTGCCCGAGTATTACTGGAAAACAGACCCAATGTGTTGATAGTAAAACGCGGTGATTTTCTCAATCTTGGCGGTGAAGTGGCCTATCAAGTGAATGATGCGGTTGCTCATAAGAAAACCGTCAAACTGGGGGCACGCAGTATGAGCCAAGTTGAAGTGATTGAAGGCGGTGACGAAGGAGATGTTTGGGTGATATCAGGTACCGAAAGCTTTAAAAATGAACCTAATATTCAGATCCGCTAA